Genomic segment of Candidatus Delongbacteria bacterium:
TATACGCCCGCGGCCGCTTGTGGCGGACGCTGCGCTGGGAGGGCGGCGGACTGCTGCAGCGCGAGGAGGGCCTTTGGCTGCGCGAGTTGCGCGTCGGGCTGCGGGGCGATTTGAACCTGAAATTCAGCCGCATGGACGGATGACATGAAGTTCGCCGGACTGCTGCTCACCCTGCTGGCGGGCGCGGCCTGGGGCCTCGAGAGTCCCCACGGCCCGCTGACGCTGGAGTGCTCGCTCTGCCACTCCACGGAGGCCTGGACCCTGCGCTCCGAGCCGGACTTCCAGCACGACCTGAACACGGCCTGGCCGCTGGAGGGCGGACACGCCCAGGTGGCCTGTCTCACTTGTCACACGGACCTGCACTTCCAGGGCACGGGCACGTCCTGCACCAGCTGCCACCTGGACGTGCATCAGGGCAGCCTGGGCGAGGGCTGCCGGGAGTGCCACAGCCCGGAGCGCTGGCTGGATTCCGCTCTGCTGCGCCGGCGACACGACCGCAGCCAGTTCCCGTTGACGGGGGCCCACGGCCAGCTGGCCTGCGACCGCTGCCACTCGGGCAGCGGCGCGGCGCAGTTCGCCGCCACGCCCACGGAGTGCTCGGACTGCCACTTCGGCACCTGGCAGTCCACGCTCAACCCGCCCCACCAGGCCAGCCAGCTGGGCACCGACTGCCGCTCCTGCCATCACACCTCCCGCTGGAACGACGCCGCGGGCTTTCAGCATGAGAGCTTCCCGCTGACCGGCGCCCACGTGGGCACGCCCTGCACGGCCTGCCACGTGGGTGGGACCTTCCAGGGCCTCCCCTCCGACTGCTATTCCTGCCACCAGACGGAGTACCTGGAGGGGCCGGACCACGTGGAGGGCGAATACCCCACCACCTGCGCCACCTGCCACAGCACCACGGCCTGGCGGCCCTCCAGCCTGAACCACGACGCGACGGACTTCCCCCTGACCGGCGCCCACCGCAGCGTGGCCTGCGCGCAGTGTCACATGGCCCAGCCCTACAGCAGCGCGCCCTCGGATTGCTGGAGCTGCCATCAGGCGGATTTCCAGGCCGCCCTCAATCCGGACCACCAGGCTGGCCAATACCCCCAGACCTGCGCCGTCTGCCACAGCACCACGGCCTGGCAGCCCGCCAGTTTCGACCACGGGCTGACGGACTTCCCGCTCAGCGGCGCCCACGTCGGCGTCAGCTGCGCCGCCTGCCACAGCAACGGGCAGTACACGGGCACCCCCAGCGACTGCCAGTCCTGCCATCTGGACGACTACCAGGCCACCAGCAACCCCAATCACACGGCGGCGGATTTCCCGCTGGCCTGCGCCAGCTGCCACAGCACCGCAAGTTGGACCGGCGCCACTTTCAACCACGACCAGAGCTTCTTCCCCATTTACTCCGGCGAGCATCGCGGCGAATGGTCCAGCTGCACGGACTGCCACTCCAATTCGGCGAGTTACGCGGAGTTCAGCTGCCTGGGCTGTCACGAGCATTCGCGCAGCGAGATGGACGGCGAGCATGACGAGGTGGGCGGGTACAGCTGGGAGAGCCAGGCCTGTCTGCAGTGTCATCCCAATGGACAAGCCAACGACCGGCTGCCGCGGCGCCAGCGGACCATCGGGATGGATCCCCGGCCCCGGCATCCGCTGCGCTGATCCAAAAACGAAAAGACCTGCCCGAGGGCAGGTCTTCGTCTCACGTGACTCATACCGCGTACGGGATTCGAACCCGTGTTACCGGCGTGAGAGGCCAGCGTCCTAACCACTAGACGAACGCGGCAGAAGGCCCCAAGTGTACCAAAGGACAGGAAGGAGCGCAAGAGTCGTCCCGCGGATTGCCTCTGCGCCCCGCCGCCGCTCCCCGGTCCGGGCTACTTGAGCCGCTTGAATTCCTGCGTGCCGCTGGCTTCGTCGTTGGCCCACGTGCTGTTGAGGATGTCGCCGTCCAGACCCGTGGTGGCGATGCGGACGTTGTAGCCGCTGGATGGCACGTGATAGGTCCAGCTGAGGACCGTGCCGTCCCACTTCTGGGCCGTCACCGGGAAGTTCTCCCCGTCCGCGTCCACCACGGATTGCACCTGCAACTGGTCCGCCTTCAACACCACGGTGGTCAGCGAGAGGGTCTCCAAGTCCTGCCAGACACCCACATAGGGCGCCATGGCGGCCTTGTCGGCCGCACTCAGGCTGCCCTTCCCCGGCATGCACCCCATCACCAGCAGCAACCCGACCAGCGCCACCAAGGCGCCGATCGTCCGTCCACTTTGCTTCTTCATGTGCCTCCCATATAAAGAAAAGCCGGGGCGGTGACCCGCCCCGGCCGCCATTCCTACCAGCCGAAGCCTTGGTACGGCTGGTCATCCAACAACATCTCCGGTTTGCCCGAGCCCAGGATGGAGAGGCGCATGTCCTGCGTCAGACCCACCTGCTCGTCGAACAGGCGCTGCTGCGCCGCGCTCATGCCGCCACCCTGCCCCAGCATCTGCAGGAGCTGGATGATGTCCGCAAAGGAGAGATCGGGATGGATCTCCCGGATCTTGACGTCTTCCTTCTTCAAGTCGGCCTTGAGACGGGCGAGTTCGATGCCGTCCCGCAGGCCGCCCTGACCGTCCACCAGACCCAGCTTCTGCGCCGCGGGGCCGGACCAGATTCGGCCCTCGGCGATGCCATGCACGTCGTCCCACGACTTGCTGCGGCAATCGGCCACCTTCTGGACGAAGTCCTTGTAGAAGTCCTTGATCATCGCATGTAGCTCCAGGGACTGGGTCTCGGTGAGCTCGCGGCCGAAGATCGGCAGGGGCGGCATGCGCAGTTGGGCGGAACCCGCTTTGAAATCCAGCGGCGCCGCGACCATGGTGCCGCCGAAACTCTCCTTCTTGCCGGCCCAGACGCCGTCCTGGCGCAGCTTGGCGTTGTTCATCAGGCCCTTGTCGAAGAACAGGCCCGCCGCCACGCCGATGGACCCGGTGATGGTCGTGGGCGAGGAGAGGATGGTGTCCGCCGACATGGACAGGTAGTAGCCGCCCGAGGCCGCCACGAAGCCCTGGACCACGATCAGGGGCTTCTTCTTCTTGAGGCGTTCCATCTCCCGCCAGACCAGATCCGAGGCGTAGCCGCTGCCGCCAGGGCTGTCGATGTGGAAGACCACGGCCTTGACGTTGTCGTCCTCGCGCACCGCCTTGAACTGCTGGATCAGAGTCTCGTCGCCGATGGCCAAGGGGCCCAGGCTGCGGCCGGAATAGATCGGGCCGGAGGCGTAGATCACGGCGATCTCGGGCTTGACGCCCCAGCGGCGGTGGATCGGCCGCTCCGTGAAGGAGGCCAGCGAGACCACCCGGTCGCCCTTGAGCTTCTCCAGGTCCTTCATGTCGAAGCCCAGCGAAATGGTGAGACCGACGGCCTTCTTGTCCTCGTCGTCGTCGCTGGGTTCGCGCCGGCAAACCCAGTCCTCCACTTGATCGTCGTAGAGCAGCGTGTCCACCAGCTTCATTTCCATCAGCTGGTCGCGGGTCACGAACCAGTGGGAGAGCAGCTCGTCCAACTGGGCCTGGCTGAGGCCGTAGCCGTCGCGGATGCCCTCCGTGACGTGGTTGTAGATGTCGGTCAGGCAGGCGCCCACGTTCTGGCGCACTTCCGGGGACATGGCGTTCTGATCCAGATCCTCGCCCGCGCCCTTGTAGGCCCCGACGTTGAAGCGCACGAAATCGAGCCCGGCCTCCTCGAAGGCGTCGGCCATGTAGAGGCGCTCGCGGCCCATGTTGTCGATCTGCGCCTCGCCGATGGGCAGCATGGCGCGCCGGTCGGCTACGGAGGCCAGGTAAAGGGTCCCCAGGCTGTGGCCGTGGCAGTAGACGGCCACTTCGCCGCCGGTCTTGGCCTTGTACTCGATGATCCGCTCGCGGATCTCGCGCAGCAGGGCCATGTCCGCCTGGAAGTCCGGCCGGATGTTGAGGAAGAGACCCTTGAGGCGCGGATTCTTCTCCGCCGCGTCCATCTGGGTCAGGAACTTGTGCAGCTGGAACTTCTGGCCCATCATCAGCCAGGGATACTCGCCGGCCATGCCCGCCAGTTCGATCCGCGCGAAGAGTTGCTTCTTGTGCCTCAGCGCCAGACCCTTGTTGAAGGTGCGGTCGCTGAACAGCACGGAGTAGCGCGTGCCGGGACCCGGCTCGGCGTCGGACTCCGCGTCAGGCAGGATGGCGCCCAGGCTCAGGTGGCGCAGGTTCAGCCCGGCCTGGAAGACGATGTCGTCCGTGTCCAGATGCTTGCGCGCACTCAGGCGCAGGTAGTCGACGGGTTCCACTTCCACGCCGGCCCAATACTCGGCCGAGCGCTCGATGTAGGCCTCGTCGTCGAAGCGCCAAGCGCCGTCCACGGAAAAGGTCACGCGATCCGTGAAGGGACGCAGGGCCAGGCCCGCTTCCAGCAAGGTCCGCGGCTGCTGATAGGTTTGGCCCAGGGCCCAGGTCACCGTCGAACCGACGCTGACGTAGCGATGGGGCTGGTTCAGGCTGGAGAGGACGAGTTGATCCGGCGTCTTGCCGGCGTCGACGTTGCCCACGCTCCAGCCATAGGCCAGACCCGTGTAGCTGCCCCGCGCCCCGAAGCCCAGTCCCAGCCGGTACTGGTTGACAAACAGGCCCGCCGGGCTCTCCTCGTGGATCATGCCGAAGCCCAGCCCGCCCAGGTTGGCGAACACGCCCAGTTCATCCGTCTGGGGATGATCCTCAGCCTCGCCTGAGAAAATGAACTCCAGTTGGGTCGTGCCTTGCTCGTAGCCCAGCAGGGCGGGGTTCCAGAACGCGGCGGCCGGACCCCGGCCCGCGGCCACGGATCCCACGTGCCAGGCTTCCACATCCTGCCGGATGCCCAGCGGCGCCAGATCGGCGGCGTACAACAACGAGACTGCGGACAGGGTGAGCCCCAGCCCGAGCATGGATCGCTTCATGATTCCTCCTGTTTGGGGAAGCGGAAGCGGCACTGACTGCCACCCGCCGGGCGCGTTTCCCTGTGACCCAGCTTTCGCCGCATGCCCCGTTCGGGAGCCGTGGCCCGCTGCTCTGAATGTTGAGATTGGGCGCAGGGAATGCAATCCGCACCCCGGCCCCGCGCGAGAATCCACTATGGACCGTCAGAAAAGAAGAACGCCCGGTGGTAAGCCGGGCGCGGAAAGTCGATGAAGCTGAAAAAGACAATTACATCAGCATGAAAGCTGCCACCAGAATCAGCAGGAACAAGGGCGACGAGAAATACAGGTCAACCTGTTTGCGGATTCCAGACACTTGCTTGATCGCACGCTGCTTCATACTGCGTCCCCCATCTGTTTCGAAGCCCGCCCCACCGTTTGAATCACCTCGACCCCCATCGGGCAATCCCCAAGCGGGCTCCAAGCGGCCTCATCGCAATTCCGATTTTGCTGAGCAATGCTAAAGCAAAGCCCATGCCAAGCAGTTGGGGGGAGCGAAGTTCAAGCAGACCAAGGACTCCCGGACTCCTCTTCCCCAATCAGGCCAAGGGGATTGTCCAGGAACCGCACAAGTTGAACACAATCGGGCGGGGAGCCGGCTCCGGTTCCCAAGCGGCTGCGGTGGATTGAACCACCCCTCATTGGGGCATATCCACCGAAGCAGGGGCCGCGACCCGCACCGCTAGCCAAGGCTTCACGCCGGGCGCGCGGCTTCCGGCTCTCCAGCGGCCGGCGGATGGTGCCGCCGCCAGCCGAAGCGGACCAGGAGCAGCAGCAGCAGCGTGATCAGCGAGATCCAGCGCCCGATCACCCAGCCCTGGGGCCGGTACTCCAGCACCAGGCGATGATCCCCCGCCGCCGGCAGGGCCACGGCGCGCAACAGGTGGTTGGCCCGCAGGACGGGCACGGGTTGGCCGTCCAGGGTGGCGACCCAGCCCTTGGGGAGCCAGATCTCCGAGAGCAGGGCCAGCGTCGGGCCGGCGCAGGTGATGGAGTATTCCACCCGGTCGGGCTCGTAGCTCAGCACGCGCCCCTGGCCACTGCCCAACGCGGCCGGCAGGGCCGGAGCCGGGTCCAGCACGGCCAGCGCGCGCGGATCCAGCCCGTTCATCACCCGCTCGAATTGCTGGTCGCCCGCCACGGCCTCCCAGCCGGCGGGGAAGGACAGCCGGGGCAGCGCGCCGGGGTTGTGGAACAGGAAGCCGTCTTCGAAACGGCCGACGGCCTGCAGCCAGGGCAACTGCGAGCGGCTGATCACCCATTGCACGTTGAGCAGGTCCAGCCAGGCCGGATGCAGGCTGCTGCCCGAGCCGTCGGGCAGATTCACCCGGCCCTCCGTCAGCACCTGTTGGATGCCCGCAGGCTTGGCCCCGTGGTAGCCCTCGATGCTGTGCAGCTCGTGCCAGGCCGGCTCGTTCTGTCCGTAGACGCCGTCCGGCCAGATCCGGAAGGTCTCCTTCTCCGGCAGGGCCGCCAGTTCGGCCAGCGCGCCCCGGGGCCGGAACAGCTGCTCGGGATTGCCGCGCGGTTCGAAGACCAGGGTTTGGCGATCCACCCAGACCAGGTCCGCCGCGGTCAAGAGGCCCAGCCAGACCGCCAGCCCGGCGGTGGGCAGCTTGCGCTGGGCGTGCAGCCAGAGCGCCCCGCCGGCCAGGGCCACGAACAGCAGCGTGCGCGCCGCGTCGCCCCGGGCCTGGGCCGCGCGGGCCGCGCGCAGTCCGCCGTGCACCATGTCCACGTAGTCCTGGCGCGGTTCCTGACCCTGCTGGATCAGGTAGTTCTGGATCAGCGCCGTGTCGCGCGGGTTGCTGTAGGAGGTCCCGGGCGGCAGGCCCTTGGTCGGGTCCGGCCGGGCGCCCCAGAACAACCCGGCCAGCACCAGCGCGCCTAGAGACACGCCCAGCAAGCCGCGGCGGAGCTTGGCGCCCGCGGCGTCGGCGCCCAGTTTCAGCAGGCGGTCCAGGCCCACGCCCGCGCTGAAAATCAACCCCAGTTGGGTCAGGGCCAGCGCCCACATGTGGGCCCGCAGCTTGGCGTAACCGG
This window contains:
- a CDS encoding cytochrome c3 family protein; this encodes MKFAGLLLTLLAGAAWGLESPHGPLTLECSLCHSTEAWTLRSEPDFQHDLNTAWPLEGGHAQVACLTCHTDLHFQGTGTSCTSCHLDVHQGSLGEGCRECHSPERWLDSALLRRRHDRSQFPLTGAHGQLACDRCHSGSGAAQFAATPTECSDCHFGTWQSTLNPPHQASQLGTDCRSCHHTSRWNDAAGFQHESFPLTGAHVGTPCTACHVGGTFQGLPSDCYSCHQTEYLEGPDHVEGEYPTTCATCHSTTAWRPSSLNHDATDFPLTGAHRSVACAQCHMAQPYSSAPSDCWSCHQADFQAALNPDHQAGQYPQTCAVCHSTTAWQPASFDHGLTDFPLSGAHVGVSCAACHSNGQYTGTPSDCQSCHLDDYQATSNPNHTAADFPLACASCHSTASWTGATFNHDQSFFPIYSGEHRGEWSSCTDCHSNSASYAEFSCLGCHEHSRSEMDGEHDEVGGYSWESQACLQCHPNGQANDRLPRRQRTIGMDPRPRHPLR
- a CDS encoding S49 family peptidase, which translates into the protein MKRSMLGLGLTLSAVSLLYAADLAPLGIRQDVEAWHVGSVAAGRGPAAAFWNPALLGYEQGTTQLEFIFSGEAEDHPQTDELGVFANLGGLGFGMIHEESPAGLFVNQYRLGLGFGARGSYTGLAYGWSVGNVDAGKTPDQLVLSSLNQPHRYVSVGSTVTWALGQTYQQPRTLLEAGLALRPFTDRVTFSVDGAWRFDDEAYIERSAEYWAGVEVEPVDYLRLSARKHLDTDDIVFQAGLNLRHLSLGAILPDAESDAEPGPGTRYSVLFSDRTFNKGLALRHKKQLFARIELAGMAGEYPWLMMGQKFQLHKFLTQMDAAEKNPRLKGLFLNIRPDFQADMALLREIRERIIEYKAKTGGEVAVYCHGHSLGTLYLASVADRRAMLPIGEAQIDNMGRERLYMADAFEEAGLDFVRFNVGAYKGAGEDLDQNAMSPEVRQNVGACLTDIYNHVTEGIRDGYGLSQAQLDELLSHWFVTRDQLMEMKLVDTLLYDDQVEDWVCRREPSDDDEDKKAVGLTISLGFDMKDLEKLKGDRVVSLASFTERPIHRRWGVKPEIAVIYASGPIYSGRSLGPLAIGDETLIQQFKAVREDDNVKAVVFHIDSPGGSGYASDLVWREMERLKKKKPLIVVQGFVAASGGYYLSMSADTILSSPTTITGSIGVAAGLFFDKGLMNNAKLRQDGVWAGKKESFGGTMVAAPLDFKAGSAQLRMPPLPIFGRELTETQSLELHAMIKDFYKDFVQKVADCRSKSWDDVHGIAEGRIWSGPAAQKLGLVDGQGGLRDGIELARLKADLKKEDVKIREIHPDLSFADIIQLLQMLGQGGGMSAAQQRLFDEQVGLTQDMRLSILGSGKPEMLLDDQPYQGFGW